A stretch of Oxyura jamaicensis isolate SHBP4307 breed ruddy duck chromosome 27, BPBGC_Ojam_1.0, whole genome shotgun sequence DNA encodes these proteins:
- the EZH1 gene encoding histone-lysine N-methyltransferase EZH1 isoform X1 has product MRGAQGSAASPGAMAEEKMEIATPPTSKCIIYWKRKVKSEYMRLRQLKRFQANMGAKALFVANFAKVHEKTQILNEDWKKLRVQPVQLMKPVSGHPFLKQCTVESIFPGFPSQTLYMRTLNTVALVPIMYSWSPLQQNFMVEDETVLCNIPYMGDEVKEEDETFIEELINNYDGKVHGEEEMISGSVLISDAVFLELVNALNQYSDEEEEGHNDSEVKQEDGKEELPVTRKRKRIAAEGNKKCSKKRFPNDMIFTAISSMFPEYGFPDDMKERYRELTEVSDPNVLPPQCTPNIDGPCAKSVQREQSLHSFHTLFCRRCFKYDCFLHPFHATPNVYKRKNRETKIEPDPCGADCFLWLEGAKEFAALHNPRSKCSGRRRRRHHVVSASCSNTPALAETREGDSDRDTGNEWASSSSEANSRCQTPTKQKLSPASSQLFAVETQQEPVEWTGAEESLFRVFHGTYFNNFCSIARLLGTKTCKQVFQFAVKESLITKLPTNELMNPSQKKKRKHRLWAAHCRKIQLKKDNSPTQVYNYQPCDHPEHPCDSSCPCIMTQNFCEKFCQCNPDCQNRFPGCRCKTQCNTKQCPCYLAVRECDPDLCLTCGASEHWDCKVVSCKNCSIQRGLKKHLLLAPSDVAGWGTFIKESVQKNEFISEYCGELISQDEADRRGKVYDKYMSSFLFNLNNDFVVDATRKGNKIRFANHSVNPNCYAKVVMVNGDHRIGIFAKRAIQAGEELFFDYRYSQADALKYVGIERETDII; this is encoded by the exons ATGCGCGGTGCGCAGGGGAGCGCGGCCTCCCCCGGCGCGATGGCCGAGGA aaaaatggAAATCGCCACTCCTCCGACGTCAAAGTGTATTAtatactggaaaagaaaagtcAAGTCTGAATACATGCGTCTGCGGCAGCTCAAGAGGTTTCAGGCGAACATGGGAGCCAAG GCTCTTTTTGTGGCCAACTTTGCAAAGGTTCACGAAAAGACCCAAATTCTGAATGAGGACTGGAAGAAGCTTCGAGTTCAACCAGTGCAGTTGATGAAGCCAGTCAGCGGGCACCCTTTCCTCAAACAG TGTACCGTTGAGAGCATTTTTCCGGGATTTCCAAGCCAGACGCTGTACATGAGGACGCTGAACACAGTGGCTCTGGTGCCCATCATGTACTCCTGGTCCCCCCTTCAGCAGAACTTCATG GTGGAGGATGAAACTGTTCTGTGCAACATCCCGTACATGGGAGATGAGGTGAAGGAAGAGGATGAAACCTTCATTGAAGAGCTCATTAATAACTACGATGGGAAGGTTCATGGAGAGGAAG aaatgatttcAGGGTCAGTCCTCATCAGCGATGCTGTGTTCCTGGAGCTAGTGAACGCCCTGAATCAGTACTcggacgaggaggaggaaggacacAACGATTCTGAGGTTAAGCAGGAGGATGGGAAAGAGGAGCTGCCAGTCACGCGGAAAAGGAAACGAATTGCAGCAGAAG GTAACAAGAAGTGTTCAAAGAAGCGGTTTCCAAACGACATGATTTTCACTGCCATTTCTTCCATGTTCCCTGAGTATGGCTTTCCAGATGACATGAAAGAGAG GTACAGAGAGCTCACGGAGGTGTCGGACCCGAATGTGCTGCCCCCGCAGTGCACCCCCAACATCGACGGGCCCTGCGCGAAGTCGGTCCAGCGCGAGCAGTCCCTGCACTCCTTCCACACGCTCTTCTGCCGGCGCTGCTTCAAATACGACTGCTTTCTGCACC cttttcatgcTACTCCTAATGTGTACAAACGAAAGAACAGAGAGACGAAAATCGAGCCAGACCCTTGCGGAGCAGACTGTTTCCTCTGGCTG GAAGGTGCCAAGGAGTTCGCTGCGCTGCACAACCCGCGGTCCAAGTGCTCGGGCAGGCGCCGCCGGAGGCACCATGTGGTCAGTGCTTCCTGCTCAAACACCCCGGCCCTCGCTGAGACAAGGGAGGGAGACAGCGACAGAGACACGGGCAATGAGTGGGCCTCTAGTTCCTCGG AGGCAAACTCCCGCTGCCAGACCCCCACCAAACAGAAGCTGAGCCCGGCCTCGTCCCAGCTGTTTGCGGTGGAGACGCAGCAGGAGCCGGTTGAGTGGACGGGAGCTGAGGAGTCGCTCTTCCGTGTCTTCCATGGGACCTACTTCAACAACTTCTGCTCCAttgccaggctgctggggacaaAGACGTGCAAGCAG gTCTTTCAGTTTGCAGTTAAAGAATCCCTTATAACAAAACTGCCAACAAACGAATTAATGAATCCAtcccagaagaagaaaaggaagcacag GCTGTGGGCCGCGCACTGCAGGAAGATCCAGCTGAAGAAAG ATAACTCGCCTACCCAGGTGTACAACTACCAGCCCTGTGACCACCCCGAACATCCTTGTgacagctcctgcccctgcatCATGACCCAGAACTTCTGTGAGAAGTTCTGCCAGTGCAACCCTGACT GTCAGAACCGCTTCCCAGGCTGCCGCTGCAAAACCCAGTGCAACACCAAGCAGTGCCCGTGCTACCTGGCCGTGCGGGAGTGCGACCCGGACCTCTGCCTGACCTGCGGGGCTTCGGAGCACTGGGACTGCAAGGTGGTCTCCTGCAAGAACTGCAGCATCCAGCGAGGGCTCAAAAAG CACTTGTTGCTGGCACCTTCGGATGTCGCTGGCTGGGGGACTTTCATCAAGGAGTCCGTGCAGAAGAACGAATTCATCTCGGAGTACTGCGGGGAG CTTATTTCGCAGGATGAGGCTGACCGGCGAGGAAAGGTCTATGACAAGTACATGTCAAGTTTCCTCTTCAACCTCAACAATG ATTTTGTCGTTGACGCCACTcgcaaaggaaacaaaatccgCTTTGCCAACCACTCCGTGAACCCCAATTGCTATGCCAAAG TTGTGATGGTGAATGGAGACCACCGGATAGGAATCTTTGCCAAGAGGGCCATCCAGGCGGGAGAGGAGCTCTTCTTTGATTACCG GTACAGCCAGGCAGACGCCTTGAAGTACGTTGGCATAGAGAGGGAGACGGATATCATCTAG
- the EZH1 gene encoding histone-lysine N-methyltransferase EZH1 isoform X2, producing the protein MEIATPPTSKCIIYWKRKVKSEYMRLRQLKRFQANMGAKALFVANFAKVHEKTQILNEDWKKLRVQPVQLMKPVSGHPFLKQCTVESIFPGFPSQTLYMRTLNTVALVPIMYSWSPLQQNFMVEDETVLCNIPYMGDEVKEEDETFIEELINNYDGKVHGEEEMISGSVLISDAVFLELVNALNQYSDEEEEGHNDSEVKQEDGKEELPVTRKRKRIAAEGNKKCSKKRFPNDMIFTAISSMFPEYGFPDDMKERYRELTEVSDPNVLPPQCTPNIDGPCAKSVQREQSLHSFHTLFCRRCFKYDCFLHPFHATPNVYKRKNRETKIEPDPCGADCFLWLEGAKEFAALHNPRSKCSGRRRRRHHVVSASCSNTPALAETREGDSDRDTGNEWASSSSEANSRCQTPTKQKLSPASSQLFAVETQQEPVEWTGAEESLFRVFHGTYFNNFCSIARLLGTKTCKQVFQFAVKESLITKLPTNELMNPSQKKKRKHRLWAAHCRKIQLKKDNSPTQVYNYQPCDHPEHPCDSSCPCIMTQNFCEKFCQCNPDCQNRFPGCRCKTQCNTKQCPCYLAVRECDPDLCLTCGASEHWDCKVVSCKNCSIQRGLKKHLLLAPSDVAGWGTFIKESVQKNEFISEYCGELISQDEADRRGKVYDKYMSSFLFNLNNDFVVDATRKGNKIRFANHSVNPNCYAKVVMVNGDHRIGIFAKRAIQAGEELFFDYRYSQADALKYVGIERETDII; encoded by the exons atggAAATCGCCACTCCTCCGACGTCAAAGTGTATTAtatactggaaaagaaaagtcAAGTCTGAATACATGCGTCTGCGGCAGCTCAAGAGGTTTCAGGCGAACATGGGAGCCAAG GCTCTTTTTGTGGCCAACTTTGCAAAGGTTCACGAAAAGACCCAAATTCTGAATGAGGACTGGAAGAAGCTTCGAGTTCAACCAGTGCAGTTGATGAAGCCAGTCAGCGGGCACCCTTTCCTCAAACAG TGTACCGTTGAGAGCATTTTTCCGGGATTTCCAAGCCAGACGCTGTACATGAGGACGCTGAACACAGTGGCTCTGGTGCCCATCATGTACTCCTGGTCCCCCCTTCAGCAGAACTTCATG GTGGAGGATGAAACTGTTCTGTGCAACATCCCGTACATGGGAGATGAGGTGAAGGAAGAGGATGAAACCTTCATTGAAGAGCTCATTAATAACTACGATGGGAAGGTTCATGGAGAGGAAG aaatgatttcAGGGTCAGTCCTCATCAGCGATGCTGTGTTCCTGGAGCTAGTGAACGCCCTGAATCAGTACTcggacgaggaggaggaaggacacAACGATTCTGAGGTTAAGCAGGAGGATGGGAAAGAGGAGCTGCCAGTCACGCGGAAAAGGAAACGAATTGCAGCAGAAG GTAACAAGAAGTGTTCAAAGAAGCGGTTTCCAAACGACATGATTTTCACTGCCATTTCTTCCATGTTCCCTGAGTATGGCTTTCCAGATGACATGAAAGAGAG GTACAGAGAGCTCACGGAGGTGTCGGACCCGAATGTGCTGCCCCCGCAGTGCACCCCCAACATCGACGGGCCCTGCGCGAAGTCGGTCCAGCGCGAGCAGTCCCTGCACTCCTTCCACACGCTCTTCTGCCGGCGCTGCTTCAAATACGACTGCTTTCTGCACC cttttcatgcTACTCCTAATGTGTACAAACGAAAGAACAGAGAGACGAAAATCGAGCCAGACCCTTGCGGAGCAGACTGTTTCCTCTGGCTG GAAGGTGCCAAGGAGTTCGCTGCGCTGCACAACCCGCGGTCCAAGTGCTCGGGCAGGCGCCGCCGGAGGCACCATGTGGTCAGTGCTTCCTGCTCAAACACCCCGGCCCTCGCTGAGACAAGGGAGGGAGACAGCGACAGAGACACGGGCAATGAGTGGGCCTCTAGTTCCTCGG AGGCAAACTCCCGCTGCCAGACCCCCACCAAACAGAAGCTGAGCCCGGCCTCGTCCCAGCTGTTTGCGGTGGAGACGCAGCAGGAGCCGGTTGAGTGGACGGGAGCTGAGGAGTCGCTCTTCCGTGTCTTCCATGGGACCTACTTCAACAACTTCTGCTCCAttgccaggctgctggggacaaAGACGTGCAAGCAG gTCTTTCAGTTTGCAGTTAAAGAATCCCTTATAACAAAACTGCCAACAAACGAATTAATGAATCCAtcccagaagaagaaaaggaagcacag GCTGTGGGCCGCGCACTGCAGGAAGATCCAGCTGAAGAAAG ATAACTCGCCTACCCAGGTGTACAACTACCAGCCCTGTGACCACCCCGAACATCCTTGTgacagctcctgcccctgcatCATGACCCAGAACTTCTGTGAGAAGTTCTGCCAGTGCAACCCTGACT GTCAGAACCGCTTCCCAGGCTGCCGCTGCAAAACCCAGTGCAACACCAAGCAGTGCCCGTGCTACCTGGCCGTGCGGGAGTGCGACCCGGACCTCTGCCTGACCTGCGGGGCTTCGGAGCACTGGGACTGCAAGGTGGTCTCCTGCAAGAACTGCAGCATCCAGCGAGGGCTCAAAAAG CACTTGTTGCTGGCACCTTCGGATGTCGCTGGCTGGGGGACTTTCATCAAGGAGTCCGTGCAGAAGAACGAATTCATCTCGGAGTACTGCGGGGAG CTTATTTCGCAGGATGAGGCTGACCGGCGAGGAAAGGTCTATGACAAGTACATGTCAAGTTTCCTCTTCAACCTCAACAATG ATTTTGTCGTTGACGCCACTcgcaaaggaaacaaaatccgCTTTGCCAACCACTCCGTGAACCCCAATTGCTATGCCAAAG TTGTGATGGTGAATGGAGACCACCGGATAGGAATCTTTGCCAAGAGGGCCATCCAGGCGGGAGAGGAGCTCTTCTTTGATTACCG GTACAGCCAGGCAGACGCCTTGAAGTACGTTGGCATAGAGAGGGAGACGGATATCATCTAG